Genomic window (Falco cherrug isolate bFalChe1 chromosome 4, bFalChe1.pri, whole genome shotgun sequence):
GCTTGTATGTTACCTCAAGCTCCTAAAGGCTGGTAGGAAAATATGTTGGAAGGGGAAGATTCAGGAAAATTGATTGTTTAGTATAATTTACATTCCTTGCAATGTGGCGATCCTTTCTGAGATAAGTGTGAAGCAGGCTAACCCTCATATGACTGTAGCTGGATGTGGCTTAAGAGCTCAGAGATGCACTTCACTTACACAGGCAAAAGGTTTTGCCAACTTCAAGCTAAAGCTTTTAGAATTGTGGGGAAGCAGGTCGTAACTACTAGAGCATCTACCTATACTTGCTACAAAATTGGCTACTGAGGCTAACTGAAGCTTATTTAAATAACACTACACACTACATAAAATCATTTGCACACAGAATGTTAGGAATACAGTCTCAGATTCAAATGccatataaaaaatacaaatgaattgTGTAAACTTGCTATTTCTGCTCCTTGGAAGTACAGTTAGCATAAAGAGAGGCTAGAAGGCAAGACTTCCGAGAGCACTTTTAGAGACTTGCCAGACAGCGCTTTTCCATGCATCACCTTGCACAGCTACCCGAAGCACATTCAATTACTTGCTCTGTTTACCACTACACActtggggctttttttatttttacctacCTCCAACAGAATCAGCACAGCTTGAAGTTAGTCATGGTTTTTCTAATGTACAAAAATTAGGAATACTTTGAAACAGTGTATCTTCAGCTGAGGTTAATAATTAATGTTGTTGCATATTTGGCagtaacaattttaaaatgtaatggaaaTGATCTGTAAGGCTCCAGCTTTCTTTGGCATCAATTTCATGGATCCCATCCTTCAAAATTACATCCCAGCTTAATCTTCCTGAGAATCTATGTCAAAAGTGGAAGCAGTTTTCCAGCAACAAATCTAAAAGCCTCATTTTACAGGCTGCAATAACTGAACAACAAAGCACAACACTGCTATTATTCTCCAAGCAATTTATCTGTCAGCTGTTTGGCTCCATATATAGTAAGTGGAAACATTATGGGTAGAAAGCTAGAAATAATGAACTAGCTAAATGCTGCCACAGAAGGTGTGCCACTGAGGAGCTGCGGGTGCCCAGGTGCTCACAGGAATGTGGTATATCCAGCAGAGGATGGAAATCTTACCAATATGGGAAACTTGTTCATGTTTCAGTTGAATATTTAACTATCTGTGCTGTGAGGACACTTCACCTTATGCTGCTGCAAACCCAACTGAGACAGTGCAACACGGAACCACAGCCTAACACCTCAGCTCCGAATACAGAGCAGAGGTGGTGCAAGTTCAGTTTGATTTGGACTGTGTGACACTTCCTGGAGAAGAGCTGCACCCTGAGGCAGCACTGCAACAGTGGTGGTCCACCAGGAAGGTGGGCTGTGTGTCTAGCTGGCCCTGGCTCTGGCGACTGCTTCCTGCCCAGCTGACCTCAGTGGGAATCAGTTGTGTCATTCTGCAGGAGACTCCTACCAGCTGTGTTGAAAGGGATGAGGACTGGACTGGTCCACAGCAGCaggtggtggctgtgctgtggcacATTGCACTTAAATTGAAACTATTATCACTTAACATTTCAAATGGACTAAAGCTCCAGTTTCTAACTCTGGGCTAGCACAGACAAACACGCACCTAGGAGATCAAATGCTAAGTTAAATCATTAGCTTTACAGCACAGTCAGCAGCAGTGTAAGCCTAGCAAATGAAGACTTGCTTTAAGTAACAAAACTGATCTCCCTCCTTCCACTCAGGGTTGGTAAATTACACAACCAACCATGATGTAAGCATGTATGTTACATGGTACATTAACACCGTGCACTGCTGGGTGCGCATCTGCACAGAGGGTCCTTCCGTCCCCTGGATGCGCTCACCACAGAACCCCGGTGGTtgcaccagcacagctgaggaGACGGTTCAGGGCAAAAGCTGTTGGGTAGCTGTTAGCACACCAACATTGATCTTCCTGCAGGTGCGAGGGCAATTCTGGGCATGTATCAGAAGGTAAGGAGGTGGCAAAGTGAAGCTTTGTATCAGCAGCATTCAGGTAAAAGAGTGAGGTACCTagtttttaaaggcatttcaCAGTTCAGCTGTGATCtgctatttcattttaatgactAGGCAGAAGAACTTCAAGAAATCAGTactaaaagcttaaaaaaacgGTACTGTACCTCTGTACTGATGGAACGCAATTCCCTAACTCAGCATTACGCTTAAAAATGTCACCATGCAATCAAGTAATAAATTTCCATGCTGCCTTTCATAAAAGACCCCTGAGAATTTCTACTATTCCATCACTGTGTTTTCACACAGTACTACAAATGCTACTGCGAAGTTGCAACTGCTCAACAGCTTCCAAATTTAAACAATAAACAGCTTCAAAATTTAAGTGATAGGCGGTACACTTGCATAAGCTGCAATTCTGCTATGTAGCTGTAATTCAACTCTGCACCTTTCTGAACAGTGCAAGAACCTCTGTCCACCACTAGAAGAACAAGTCTCAGTTTAAATCAGAGTCCAGGAGATGGGAAGGAGGACACTTGGTAACTTCCAGTTAGGGACTGGACGACAATTAAAGGTTTGCAGATGACAGGCAGTGGGGAGCAATCCTGTTTCTTTGTGCATTTGGATGAACCCTCATCACCTGTGCAGCAGGTGATTTTCTCTGTTCAGAGGAGGCTCGTGACTGCGCGGGTGGGTAACACACTGGTTACGCTATGAGGAGGGTGTTACTGCTCAGCTGAGCTGCGGTAACCCCgcctgcagcccaccacaaaggGTCTAACGCCTCCAGGGCCCAAGCTGTGCCTCAACACTTGCCTCTGCCCGGGGGAGTGGCCGAGCCGGGCCAGGCCTCACCTGCGAGCAGCCTCCTCGATGCTCTCCCCCGGCTGCACCTTGCCCCCGAAGCCGTTCCACAGCCCGGCGCCAAAGCCCCGCTTCTTCATGCCCAGCAGGACGCGGGGCGgctgcaccaccagcaccagggtGAAGAGCCTGGTCGTGCACATGGCTCCTGGGCGAGAGGCGAGGAGGCTGCACCAGGGCCCCGGCACCCTCAGCGGGGAGGCCGGGCCGCTCCCCCGGCCCAGGGGGCGCAGacagcccctcaccccccaaACAGCCAGCACCCCCTCCATAAATGCCTGGTGCCCGCCACCCCCGGCCCAGACCTTGGTCCCCCAGCGCCTACTCCTCTAGCGCTCCCCACCGACCCTTGCTCCGCTGCTCCCCCTTCCCAAATCCCTTGCCCCCAACAGCCTTCCCCCCAAACCCCTGACCCCTCCGCAGCCCTTCCCCAAACCGTAAGCCGAgaccccccagcacctctgcccaaCGCCCGGCTTTCCCGCCTGCCGCCGCCTCTTCCCCTCAGCACCGGCCCGGCCCttcccgcgccgccgccgctcccggcccgcccccggcccgcccctgGCCGCCGTGAGGGACGAGGGCGGGCTGAGGCGGCCGCCATGGCGTGGCCGGGGGGCGCCGCCGTTGGCAAGTGCGTGGCGGGGCCGCTGAGGGGATCCCaggcgccgcgccgggccgccgGGTCCCGCCCTGAACCGGGGGTCGGTGGGGCGGCCCCGGCGAGGTGCGGCCGTAGTCCCGGCGCCTGAAGTTTTTGTCAGGAACGGGTAACGGGCCATTTGGGTTTGTCGGGAATGCTGGAACGGGGTTCATTACCTGGAAAGCGACGGTAGCAGCGTGGCCGCAGCCGGGAGGGAGCCTCCGGGAGCTGGGGTGGCCCTGCTTCCCCTGAGGGGCTGATGGAGGCCGCCCTGGCCCTTGCTGGGGTCCCTTTGCCATGTTGCGCCGCcggcggcggagcgcggccCTCCCTCCTTCCCGCCTCTCCTCAGGTTCCACCCGTGAGGCCGCAATGAAACACGGCCCTTCTCTTGTGGGTAGACCTGGTAGCTAAAGGTGCCAAGACTCAATTTGccggcttttttttttcagcctgggaGGAGCTGTATTCGATGTTAGAATTAAGTACTACGGAGACTTTGGAAATACATAGTGGTTATGTACTAACTGATTCTCTTGCCTTTCATCCCGGGCAGCTGTAGGCGTTTGGTGAGCAAATGTCTACACACCACGGGAAGGTTTCAGAAGAAATCTGGGACTGAGCACAGGTGGCTGCAGCGGCACTTGAGGGACCCCTTTGTCAAGGCAGCGAAGCAGCAGCATTACCGTTGCCGAAGTGCGTTCAAGTTACTGGAAATTGATGACAAGCTTCATATTCTTCGTCCGGGGCTTTCTGTTCTTGACTGTGGAGCGGCACCTGGTGCTTGGAGCCAGGTTGCAGTACAGAGGGTCAACGCCTTAGGTACCGGTAAGCGCATGTTTTTGGCAGACAAGATGGGGATGATGCTCATCTTGAAGTGTGTGAGAAGGTTCagctgtgtggtggtggtgtggggaaGGGCATGGGTACTGGCAAATGCCAGTCACCGATAGAAGCCTGAAggtgtgtgcctgtgtggcAGTGAATAGTGACTCTTTGTATCGTCTGGAGAAATCATATTTGCGAAATAAAAACTTGCCATGTGGTGCTGGTGTTCTGATTAACTGCTGTGGGGAAGATCCCTTCATTGCATTCTGAAATTGGTGTGGCCTCCAGCAGGTAACTtgggttttctgaatttttatttcccttcttgaAAAATGGTAGTAACCACTACGTCCATTTTATGTGTGTTACGCCATTTATATTTACAAGGTAAGGTGTTATCATCTGTACTATTGTCCAGGATATCTGGACTGTCAGTCttgaaagagcagaagaaaaccaagaaaaataccCCTTGCTTATCCAAAGTAACTGAGTTTTCATGTCTTGAATGGATTAGCTTAGAGCAAACCATCCATCCGATGCACACAGCAAACTCTCAAAGGATGAGACGACCAGACATGGCAGGTGATACGGTTTTTGTTTATTGACTAACGTGGCACTCATGCATATGCAGGTTGTTTGCAACCACTATGAGTGTTCAGTGTgtcattcatttttataatcTAGATCCTGCTGTCCCCACCGGCTTTGTCCTTGGTGTTGACCTCCTGCGGATTTCTCCTCTGGAAGGAGCAGTGTTCCTGTCAGAGGCTGACATTGCAGACCCAAGCACGCTGAGGTCGATTCAGAGCCTGCTTCCTGCAGAGAAAGTAGATGTTATCTTAAGCGACATGGCACCTAATGCGACAGGCATTAAAGAACTGGATCATCAGAAGCAGATCAATCTGTGTTTAGGCCTGCTGAATCTGTCCCGAAGTATTTTAAAGCCAAAAGGAACAATGCTTTGTAAATTCTGGGATGGATACGAGTCAcatcttctgcaaaacagactGAAGGAGCAGTTCCAAGACGTGAGAACTATAAAGCCTCATGCCAGCCGGAAGGACTCTGCTGAATCTTATTATTTGGCAAGACTGTACAAAGGGAAATGAAGGCTGAGAACAGCAGGTTATCGTAACAGGTGATCAA
Coding sequences:
- the MRM2 gene encoding rRNA methyltransferase 2, mitochondrial; protein product: MAWPGGAAVGNCRRLVSKCLHTTGRFQKKSGTEHRWLQRHLRDPFVKAAKQQHYRCRSAFKLLEIDDKLHILRPGLSVLDCGAAPGAWSQVAVQRVNALGTDPAVPTGFVLGVDLLRISPLEGAVFLSEADIADPSTLRSIQSLLPAEKVDVILSDMAPNATGIKELDHQKQINLCLGLLNLSRSILKPKGTMLCKFWDGYESHLLQNRLKEQFQDVRTIKPHASRKDSAESYYLARLYKGK